A single Sorex araneus isolate mSorAra2 chromosome 8, mSorAra2.pri, whole genome shotgun sequence DNA region contains:
- the EXTL2 gene encoding exostosin-like 2 codes for MRFCHICKLPGRVMGIRVLRFSLVIVLVLLLVAGALTTLLPNIKEDKMITLRREIKSQSKSDEDSFTLVMQTYNRTDLLLRLLNHYQAVPQLHKVIVVWNNIGEKGPDELWNSLGPHPVPVIFKLQTVNRMRNRLQAFPELETKAVLMVDDDTLISAQDIAFAFSVWQQFPDQIVGFVPRKHVSTSSGIYSYGGFELQTPGLGNGDQYSMVLIGASFFSSRYLELFERQPAAVHALIDETQNCDDIAMNFIVAKHIGKTSGVFVKPVNMGNLEKETNGGYSGMWHRAEHFLQRSYCINKLANIYAGMPLKYSNIMISQFGFPYANHKSKM; via the exons TTTCTCACTGGTAATTGTCCTGGTGTTGCTCCTGGTGGCTGGAGCTTTGACCACTTTGCTCCCGAATATCAAAGAGGACAAGATGATCACTTTGCGGAGGGAGATCAAGTCCCAGAGCAAGTCTGACGAGGACTCCTTCACTCTCGTCATGCAGACTTACAACAGGACTGATCTCCTGTTGAGACTCTTAAACCATTACCAGGCTGTACCACAGCTGCACAAAGTGATTGTCGTGTGGAACAACATTGGGGAGAAGGGGCCAGATGAATTATGGAATTCTCTCGGGCCTCACCCCGTTCCTGTGATCTTCAAACTACAGACAGTCAACAGGATGAGAAATAGACTCCAGGCCTTCCCAGAACTGGAGACAAAGG cgGTATTAATGGTAGATGACGACACATTGATCAGCGCCCAAGACATTGCTTTTGCTTTCTCCGTGTGGCAG caatTTCCTGACCAAATTGTAGGATTTGTGCCTAGAAAGCATGTCTCTACCTCATCAGGCATCTACAGTTATGGAGGCTTTGAACTGCAAACTCCTGGACTTGGGAATGGTGACCAGTACTCTATGGTGCTGATTGGAGCTTCGTTCTTCAGCAGCAGATACCTTGAGCTCTTCGAGAGGCAACCTGCAGCCGTCCACGCTTTAATAGATGAGACACAAAACTGTGATGACATCGCCATGAATTTCATTGTTGCCAAGCACATTGGGAAAACTTCTGGGGTATTTGTGAAGCCTGTAAACATGGGCAATTTGGAAAAAGAAACCAACGGTGGCTATTCTGGAATGTGGCATCGCGCGGAGCATTTTCTGCAGCGGTCTTACTGTATAAATAAGCTTGCTAATATCTATGCTGGCATGCCCCTGAAATACTCTAACATTATGATTTCTCAGTTTGGTTTTCCATATGCCAACCACAAAAGTAAAAtgtga